A stretch of the Tolypothrix sp. NIES-4075 genome encodes the following:
- a CDS encoding HNH endonuclease: MSRKTTNSLQKLVRGVIRDFAVLVNEPKPEKVKKAKAKKPVTKSESQPKQQANKRSRYIPLSVRFTVLQRDNHKCVSCGKTPPEVTLEVDHKKPFSQGGTNHISNLQTLCFKCNRGKGARSLK, translated from the coding sequence ATGTCAAGAAAAACTACTAATTCACTGCAAAAACTTGTGCGAGGGGTGATTCGGGATTTTGCAGTTTTGGTAAATGAGCCAAAGCCTGAGAAAGTAAAGAAGGCAAAAGCGAAAAAACCTGTTACCAAATCTGAATCTCAGCCAAAGCAACAAGCAAACAAGCGATCGCGTTACATTCCTCTATCAGTTCGTTTTACAGTTCTGCAAAGAGACAATCATAAATGTGTTTCTTGCGGTAAAACTCCCCCAGAAGTCACTCTAGAGGTCGATCATAAAAAACCATTTTCTCAAGGAGGCACTAACCACATTAGCAACTTGCAAACACTGTGTTTCAAGTGTAATCGTGGCAAAGGTGCGCGTAGCTTAAAATAA
- a CDS encoding PspA/IM30 family protein — MGLNNRISRIVKANINDIAGNFKPGESAAFIAGGVATGAAISHTVGGMGLAAAGTAVGIGAPHLMVAGAVAGMAAYGAKKGIENRDSLALGAAALGAVGGAGVSATVGKMGLLAAGTGFSIGMAPVAAAGAVVGLGGYGLLKLLDGSQDINDPNKVVESLNQTKLSILQNIHLAKRNREQIQANYNQAENKVQEWHQIALLAMKKEREDLAREALTRKHTLKHSAESLKNQLEQLITVINSLENDLRFIEKTIAQVKAQPGSNYGWA; from the coding sequence ATGGGACTAAATAATCGCATCAGCCGTATAGTCAAGGCAAATATTAACGATATAGCAGGTAATTTCAAACCAGGAGAAAGTGCAGCATTTATTGCTGGAGGAGTCGCCACTGGTGCTGCTATTTCTCATACAGTCGGTGGTATGGGATTAGCAGCCGCAGGAACAGCTGTAGGTATTGGTGCGCCGCATTTAATGGTTGCGGGAGCGGTTGCGGGTATGGCTGCTTATGGAGCTAAGAAAGGAATAGAAAACCGAGATTCCTTGGCTTTGGGTGCTGCTGCACTAGGAGCGGTTGGTGGTGCTGGAGTTTCTGCAACTGTTGGAAAGATGGGATTACTTGCAGCCGGAACCGGGTTTAGCATTGGTATGGCTCCTGTAGCTGCTGCTGGTGCAGTAGTTGGACTTGGTGGTTATGGTTTGTTGAAGCTGCTTGATGGTAGTCAAGATATTAATGACCCAAACAAAGTTGTTGAATCTCTTAACCAAACAAAACTCAGCATACTACAGAATATTCATCTTGCTAAACGTAACAGAGAACAAATACAAGCAAATTACAACCAAGCTGAAAATAAAGTCCAAGAGTGGCATCAAATAGCTTTATTAGCTATGAAAAAAGAACGTGAGGATTTGGCTCGTGAAGCTTTGACTCGTAAGCATACTCTTAAGCATTCTGCTGAAAGCCTGAAAAATCAGCTTGAGCAGTTAATCACAGTAATAAACAGTCTCGAAAATGACTTAAGGTTTATTGAAAAGACAATTGCCCAAGTTAAAGCACAACCAGGCTCAAACTATGGATGGGCTTAA
- a CDS encoding DnaJ domain-containing protein produces the protein MTQTYRTGAAFIAGGSLAGAGVSASVGGMGLAGGFGAVGIGTVPVVGAGAVAGAAAYGAINAIAQGDVAAFGAMGIGAIGGAGVSNVIGGMGLVAPKIGLAFGIGTVPMAGVGAVVGLAAYGIAKLLDESGISESPAQLFERMEEKVLQMDFYSAAVIELDLFLSGEDLNQQFAALEVEDELRALKAERHNPTISNSSPSITPETEVISLNTQASETWRCVQTLHCHSAAVNAIAISPDGNTFISGSDDRQVNLWDLKTAKWVYTFSGQAEAVLSVAISPDGQQIVSGSVDRKISSWQLDTRKFLRTFFYLNSPYSHNGFVYSVAFSPDGKIIASGSTDKTIRLWGRYTGTIKCTLNGHSDAVLSVGFSPDAKILTSGSADKTIRLWDVKTWEQRCILTGHLAAVNTLTISPNNQTLISGSTDTTIKLWNLDTEELLYTLTGHSTAVLSVAISPDGQTLASSSRDGIIKLWNLQTGEVLQTLSGRSPVAFSPDGKMLVSGGNGGSIKIWSQKQNFNESVLNPILSGEWWEILGVNPGNHRSDIKQAYLQLARQYHPDVNSSATAKASMQAINQAYKEFLAQLNT, from the coding sequence GTGACACAAACTTACCGAACAGGTGCAGCATTTATAGCAGGAGGAAGTTTAGCAGGTGCTGGTGTTTCCGCATCTGTCGGTGGGATGGGATTAGCGGGAGGATTTGGAGCAGTTGGAATTGGTACAGTTCCTGTAGTTGGTGCCGGTGCTGTTGCTGGTGCGGCTGCTTATGGTGCAATTAATGCGATCGCACAGGGAGATGTTGCGGCTTTCGGTGCAATGGGAATTGGTGCAATCGGTGGTGCTGGCGTTTCTAACGTTATTGGTGGTATGGGATTAGTAGCACCGAAAATAGGTTTGGCATTTGGTATTGGCACAGTACCAATGGCAGGAGTTGGTGCAGTGGTTGGACTTGCAGCCTATGGTATTGCCAAACTGTTAGACGAATCCGGAATTAGTGAAAGTCCCGCACAGCTTTTTGAGCGAATGGAAGAAAAAGTCTTGCAGATGGATTTTTATTCCGCAGCAGTTATCGAGTTAGATTTATTTTTATCTGGGGAGGATCTCAATCAACAATTTGCAGCCTTGGAAGTCGAAGATGAGTTACGAGCGCTCAAGGCTGAAAGACATAATCCCACAATATCAAATTCCTCGCCATCCATAACCCCTGAAACAGAAGTAATATCCCTCAACACCCAAGCATCTGAAACTTGGAGATGTGTACAAACACTTCATTGTCACTCAGCCGCAGTGAATGCGATCGCTATTAGTCCCGATGGTAATACCTTTATCAGTGGCAGTGATGACAGACAAGTTAACCTGTGGGACTTAAAAACAGCAAAATGGGTTTATACTTTCTCTGGACAAGCAGAGGCAGTTTTATCTGTTGCCATCAGCCCTGATGGACAGCAGATTGTCAGTGGTAGTGTAGATCGCAAAATCAGCAGTTGGCAGCTAGATACAAGAAAATTTCTTAGGACATTTTTTTATTTAAATTCTCCCTACAGTCATAATGGCTTTGTTTATTCAGTTGCTTTTAGCCCTGATGGAAAAATTATTGCTAGTGGTAGTACCGATAAAACTATTAGACTTTGGGGACGCTACACAGGAACAATCAAATGTACCTTGAATGGACATTCAGATGCAGTTTTATCTGTTGGTTTCAGTCCCGACGCTAAAATCCTTACTAGTGGCAGTGCCGATAAAACTATTAGACTTTGGGATGTAAAAACTTGGGAACAGCGCTGTATTCTTACCGGACATTTGGCAGCAGTTAATACACTTACCATCAGTCCTAATAATCAAACTCTTATTAGTGGGAGTACAGACACCACCATTAAGCTGTGGAATCTTGACACTGAGGAACTACTTTACACCCTGACTGGACACTCAACAGCCGTTTTATCTGTTGCTATCAGCCCAGATGGACAAACTCTCGCTAGTAGCAGCAGAGACGGTATCATCAAACTTTGGAACCTACAAACTGGGGAAGTACTACAAACTCTTTCTGGGCGTAGTCCCGTTGCCTTCAGTCCTGATGGCAAAATGTTGGTAAGTGGTGGTAACGGTGGAAGCATCAAGATTTGGTCTCAAAAACAAAACTTTAATGAATCCGTACTTAACCCAATACTATCTGGGGAATGGTGGGAAATCTTAGGCGTAAATCCGGGCAATCATCGCAGTGATATCAAACAAGCCTACCTTCAATTAGCAAGACAATATCATCCTGATGTCAACAGTTCTGCAACTGCAAAAGCCTCAATGCAAGCAATTAATCAGGCTTATAAAGAGTTTCTAGCGCAATTGAATACCTGA
- a CDS encoding type II toxin-antitoxin system HicA family toxin, whose translation MSKLPSLTGREVIAALSKAGFEVARVRGSHHFLIHSDGRRTVVPVHSGETIGSGLIAQILRDCQIDREEFRTLL comes from the coding sequence ATGAGCAAACTACCAAGTTTGACTGGACGAGAAGTAATTGCAGCTCTTAGTAAAGCAGGTTTTGAGGTAGCAAGAGTCCGTGGAAGTCACCATTTTTTAATACACAGTGACGGTCGTCGAACTGTCGTTCCAGTACACTCAGGTGAAACAATTGGTTCTGGTCTAATAGCACAGATACTCCGTGATTGTCAAATAGACCGCGAGGAATTCAGGACGCTTTTATGA
- a CDS encoding type II toxin-antitoxin system HicB family antitoxin — translation MTREFNVIIERDSEGYFVASVPSLPGCHTQAKSLDELIERIQEAIELCLEVEEDKAETLEFIGVQRVSVEV, via the coding sequence ATGACCAGAGAATTCAACGTAATTATAGAGCGAGATTCCGAAGGTTACTTTGTTGCTTCTGTACCAAGTCTTCCTGGATGTCATACACAAGCTAAGTCTCTAGACGAACTTATTGAGCGCATTCAAGAAGCTATTGAGCTTTGTTTAGAAGTTGAGGAAGACAAAGCCGAAACACTCGAATTTATTGGTGTTCAGAGAGTTTCAGTTGAGGTATGA
- a CDS encoding Coenzyme F420 hydrogenase/dehydrogenase, beta subunit C-terminal domain: MTSVSPHKKAKALKPSSRRPAKELCSECGLCDTYYIHYVKEACAFINQQIGELEEQTHDRSRNLDNPDELYFGVHQHMTAARKTQPIEGAQWTGIVSSIAIEMLNRGIVEGVVCVQNTKEDRFQPMPVIARTPEEILAARVNKPTLSPNLSVLEQIEKSGMKRLLVIGVGCQIQALRAVEKQLGLEKLYVLGTPCVDNVNRAGLQKFLETTSRSPDTVVHYEFMQDFRVHFKHEDGSTETVPFFGLKTNKLKDVFAPSCMSCFDYVNSLADLVVGYMGAPFGWQWIVVRNDTGKEMLDLVKDQLETQPVMSQGNRTEAVQQSIPAYDKGVTLPMWAAKLMGVVIEKIGPKGLEYARFSIDSHFTRNYLYVKRNHPEKLDAHVPDFAKRIVGQYKLPE; this comes from the coding sequence ATGACTTCAGTTTCTCCTCACAAAAAAGCCAAGGCTCTCAAACCCTCTAGCCGACGCCCTGCAAAAGAACTTTGTAGCGAGTGCGGACTGTGCGATACATATTACATTCACTATGTCAAGGAAGCCTGCGCTTTTATAAATCAGCAAATAGGCGAACTCGAAGAACAAACCCACGATCGCTCTCGCAATCTTGACAATCCCGATGAATTATACTTTGGTGTTCATCAACACATGACGGCAGCACGAAAAACTCAACCAATCGAAGGAGCGCAATGGACGGGCATTGTTAGCAGCATTGCCATTGAAATGCTCAATCGCGGCATTGTTGAAGGCGTTGTTTGCGTACAAAACACCAAAGAAGACCGCTTTCAACCGATGCCCGTCATCGCTCGTACCCCAGAAGAAATACTAGCGGCACGAGTAAATAAACCAACACTATCACCAAACCTTTCCGTGTTGGAACAGATAGAAAAATCGGGGATGAAGCGGCTATTAGTAATTGGTGTAGGTTGCCAAATTCAAGCATTACGAGCCGTCGAAAAACAACTTGGGTTAGAAAAGCTGTATGTTTTAGGAACACCTTGTGTTGATAATGTCAACCGTGCCGGACTGCAAAAATTCTTAGAAACGACCAGCCGATCGCCTGATACTGTAGTACATTACGAATTCATGCAAGACTTCCGAGTTCATTTCAAACATGAAGATGGCTCAACAGAAACCGTGCCCTTCTTTGGCTTAAAAACCAACAAACTCAAAGATGTTTTTGCCCCCTCCTGCATGAGTTGCTTTGATTACGTCAATTCCCTGGCAGATTTGGTAGTCGGTTACATGGGTGCACCCTTCGGCTGGCAGTGGATTGTAGTCAGAAATGATACAGGCAAAGAAATGCTGGATTTAGTGAAAGACCAGCTAGAAACCCAGCCCGTGATGTCCCAAGGAAACCGTACTGAAGCCGTACAACAAAGCATTCCCGCTTATGACAAAGGCGTTACCCTGCCGATGTGGGCGGCAAAACTGATGGGTGTCGTAATTGAAAAAATCGGTCCCAAAGGTTTGGAATATGCGCGTTTTTCGATAGATTCTCACTTTACTCGTAACTATTTATACGTTAAGCGCAATCATCCAGAGAAGTTAGATGCACATGTTCCGGACTTTGCCAAGCGTATTGTCGGGCAGTATAAATTGCCAGAATAA
- a CDS encoding alkaline phosphatase PhoX encodes MAFSRRQFFTIAGATAATLVVGDTLKAVYAKAAQGKSFTGSGYGPLNPDPDGLLDLPDGFKYRAFSRTGDIMADGNPVPGGHDGMATFAGPNRSVILVRNHELSPNSSTEVVGQKYDELCKGGTSTLIVSPKRELIRDYATLAGTYRNCAGGLTPWGSWISCEENTSTPETTPETIEQPANSGIFVPNPIRVSKRHGYNFEVPALHKPKKGTVNPRPLVEMGRFNHEAVAIDPRTGIVYETEDQGNSLFYRFIPNKPGKLEAGGILEALKIKDMPQAITKTNFPVNEPKEVEWVRIEDYDPEKDTVRKEGFEKGAAQFARGEGIYYSNGEFYFCCTSGGANSGGQVWRYIPGRNAREGGTIELFVEPNDKTILDMPDNIVVAPFGDLILCEDGDGDNFLVGVAPGGELYQFARNAFNDSEFAGACFSPDGQTLFVNIQTPGITLAIWGPWNKA; translated from the coding sequence ATGGCTTTCTCACGAAGACAATTTTTTACTATTGCAGGTGCAACCGCTGCAACTCTTGTTGTTGGAGATACTTTAAAAGCTGTTTATGCTAAAGCTGCTCAAGGAAAATCGTTTACAGGTTCAGGCTATGGTCCGCTCAACCCAGATCCTGATGGCTTGTTAGACTTACCAGACGGATTTAAATACCGAGCATTTTCGCGGACAGGCGATATCATGGCTGATGGTAATCCCGTCCCTGGTGGTCATGATGGCATGGCTACTTTCGCTGGACCAAATCGCTCCGTTATTTTAGTTCGCAATCACGAACTTAGCCCAAACTCAAGCACAGAAGTCGTAGGACAAAAGTATGACGAGCTTTGTAAAGGTGGGACAAGTACATTAATCGTTAGCCCAAAGCGTGAACTTATTAGAGATTACGCAACACTTGCGGGAACTTACCGTAACTGTGCTGGTGGTCTAACTCCTTGGGGGTCATGGATTAGTTGTGAAGAAAACACCTCCACTCCAGAAACTACTCCTGAGACGATAGAACAGCCAGCAAATTCTGGTATCTTCGTACCCAATCCCATCAGAGTTTCTAAGCGACACGGTTATAACTTTGAAGTTCCAGCGCTTCACAAACCCAAAAAGGGTACTGTTAATCCTAGACCTTTAGTAGAAATGGGTCGGTTCAACCATGAAGCTGTTGCGATAGACCCCAGAACAGGAATTGTCTATGAGACAGAAGACCAAGGAAATAGCCTTTTTTATCGCTTCATCCCCAATAAACCAGGCAAATTAGAGGCAGGTGGTATCCTTGAGGCTCTCAAAATTAAAGATATGCCTCAAGCCATCACCAAGACTAATTTTCCTGTAAATGAACCAAAGGAAGTAGAGTGGGTTCGCATTGAAGATTACGATCCCGAAAAAGACACAGTGCGGAAAGAAGGTTTTGAGAAAGGAGCCGCACAATTTGCTCGCGGTGAAGGAATATATTACAGCAACGGAGAGTTTTACTTTTGTTGTACAAGTGGGGGTGCTAACAGTGGGGGTCAGGTTTGGCGTTACATTCCTGGCAGAAATGCTAGAGAAGGTGGCACTATTGAACTATTTGTCGAGCCAAACGATAAAACCATACTAGATATGCCCGATAACATTGTCGTGGCTCCCTTTGGCGACCTCATCCTTTGTGAAGATGGCGACGGCGATAATTTTCTTGTCGGGGTTGCTCCTGGTGGGGAACTTTATCAGTTTGCTCGTAATGCCTTTAACGACAGTGAGTTCGCTGGTGCTTGTTTCTCTCCAGATGGTCAGACGTTGTTCGTGAATATCCAAACCCCCGGAATCACTTTAGCTATTTGGGGACCTTGGAATAAGGCTTAG
- a CDS encoding GxxExxY protein, whose amino-acid sequence MTENEVAKEIVDVAYKIHTTLGPGLLESVYQAVLEYELRKRGLRVEVDQPIPVVYEGVHLEVGFRADLIVENKVIVELKSVESVHPVHKKQLLTYLRVANKRLGLLINFGAFLIKDRISRVVNGL is encoded by the coding sequence ATGACGGAGAATGAGGTGGCTAAAGAGATTGTTGATGTTGCGTACAAGATTCACACGACTCTGGGACCGGGTTTGTTGGAATCGGTATATCAGGCGGTTTTGGAATACGAGTTACGTAAAAGAGGATTGCGGGTAGAAGTTGACCAACCCATACCCGTGGTTTATGAAGGTGTACATTTGGAGGTAGGCTTCCGGGCTGACTTGATTGTTGAAAATAAGGTAATTGTCGAACTCAAATCTGTTGAATCAGTTCATCCGGTACACAAGAAGCAACTGTTAACCTACCTTCGCGTTGCAAATAAGCGCCTTGGTTTACTCATCAACTTCGGAGCGTTCCTTATCAAAGACCGTATCTCGCGGGTTGTGAATGGTTTATGA
- a CDS encoding methionine gamma-lyase family protein, producing the protein MNSFEVLQEAEQALLQIFSGIDAQVKHNLKRVLDAFRDRRVGAHHFAGVSGYGHDDLGRETLDKVFADVMGAEAAVVRVQFVSGTHAIACALYGVLRPGDEMLSVVGTPYDTLEEVIGLRGENQGSLLDFGINYRELNLTPEGTIDWQALSHAIEDNTRLVLIQRSCGYSWRPSLSIAEIEKIIHIVKQQNPNTICFVDNCYGEFIETKEPTAVGADLMAGSLIKNPGGTIVNAGGYVAGRADLVEAAACRLTAPGIGSYGGATFDQNRILFQGLFLASQMVGEAMKGTHLTGYVFDKLGYPVNPAPFAPRRDVIQSIKLGSAKKLIAFCKAIQQHSPIGSYLDPVPDEMPGYESQVVMAGGTFIEGSTSEFSADGPLREPYVVYCQGGTHWTHVAIALEAAIEAVGTAEE; encoded by the coding sequence ATGAACAGCTTTGAGGTGCTGCAAGAAGCAGAACAGGCACTATTACAGATTTTTTCTGGAATTGACGCTCAGGTCAAGCATAATCTGAAACGAGTGCTGGATGCATTTCGCGATCGCCGTGTAGGGGCACACCATTTTGCTGGTGTAAGTGGTTATGGTCATGATGATTTAGGACGAGAAACTTTAGATAAAGTTTTTGCCGATGTAATGGGTGCTGAAGCGGCGGTGGTGCGGGTGCAGTTTGTATCCGGAACCCATGCGATCGCTTGTGCTTTATATGGTGTCCTCCGTCCGGGGGATGAAATGCTTTCTGTAGTGGGGACACCCTACGATACTCTCGAAGAAGTCATTGGATTAAGAGGTGAAAATCAAGGTTCTCTTCTTGATTTTGGCATAAATTACCGAGAGTTAAATCTAACCCCTGAAGGAACAATCGATTGGCAAGCTTTAAGCCATGCGATAGAAGATAATACTCGCTTAGTATTAATTCAACGTTCTTGTGGCTATTCCTGGCGTCCAAGTTTATCAATTGCTGAGATTGAAAAAATTATCCACATAGTCAAACAGCAAAATCCTAACACCATTTGTTTTGTCGATAACTGCTACGGCGAATTTATCGAAACCAAAGAACCCACAGCCGTAGGTGCTGATTTAATGGCGGGGTCATTAATTAAAAATCCTGGTGGTACAATTGTCAACGCAGGTGGATACGTCGCCGGTCGCGCCGACTTAGTAGAAGCAGCCGCATGTCGCCTTACCGCACCGGGAATTGGTAGTTATGGCGGTGCAACTTTCGACCAAAATCGCATTCTCTTCCAAGGCTTATTTCTCGCTTCACAAATGGTAGGAGAGGCGATGAAAGGCACTCACCTTACTGGTTATGTGTTTGATAAACTCGGTTATCCGGTGAATCCCGCACCTTTTGCGCCCCGCCGCGATGTGATTCAATCAATCAAACTCGGTTCGGCGAAAAAGCTGATTGCTTTCTGCAAAGCCATCCAACAGCATTCTCCCATCGGTTCCTATCTCGACCCCGTTCCGGATGAAATGCCGGGGTACGAGAGCCAAGTAGTTATGGCTGGGGGGACGTTTATTGAGGGTAGTACTTCCGAGTTTTCAGCCGATGGTCCTTTGCGGGAGCCGTATGTGGTTTATTGTCAAGGTGGGACTCATTGGACTCATGTGGCGATCGCGTTAGAGGCAGCGATAGAAGCGGTGGGGACTGCTGAAGAGTAA
- a CDS encoding acyl-CoA desaturase, translating to MTIAASTKPQINWVNTLFFLALHIGALFALLPSNFSWKAVGVALFLYWVTGGLGITLGFHRLVTHRSFQTPKWLEYFLVFCGTLACQGGPIEWIGTHRIHHLHSDQTADPHDSNKGFWWSHMGWLIYQSPAHAEAHRFTKDLNDDPVYQFLQKYFILIQFGLGGLLLLLGGWSFVVWGVFARIVWVYHCTWLVNSATHKFGYRTHDSGDRSTNCWWVAVLVFGEGWHNNHHAYQYSARHGLEWWEIDLTWMTIQLLQALGLATNVKLAPGK from the coding sequence ATGACAATTGCTGCCTCAACTAAACCTCAAATCAACTGGGTAAACACCCTCTTTTTCCTTGCTCTGCATATCGGAGCTTTATTTGCACTGCTTCCTAGTAACTTTAGCTGGAAAGCAGTTGGTGTCGCTTTATTTCTTTACTGGGTGACTGGTGGCTTAGGTATTACTCTCGGATTTCACCGTCTTGTGACTCACCGCAGTTTTCAAACTCCCAAATGGCTAGAATATTTTCTCGTATTTTGCGGGACACTCGCCTGTCAAGGTGGACCCATCGAGTGGATCGGTACACACAGGATACACCATTTGCACTCTGACCAAACCGCCGATCCCCATGATTCCAATAAAGGCTTTTGGTGGAGTCACATGGGTTGGCTAATTTATCAATCCCCCGCTCATGCGGAAGCTCATCGCTTTACTAAAGACCTCAACGACGACCCAGTTTATCAGTTTTTACAAAAATATTTTATTCTCATCCAATTTGGGCTGGGTGGACTGCTTTTGTTGCTTGGTGGTTGGTCGTTTGTCGTTTGGGGAGTTTTTGCTCGCATTGTCTGGGTTTACCACTGCACTTGGTTGGTAAACAGCGCTACGCACAAATTTGGCTATCGCACGCACGATAGTGGCGATCGCTCAACTAATTGCTGGTGGGTAGCTGTTTTAGTATTTGGTGAAGGTTGGCACAATAACCACCACGCTTATCAATACTCGGCTCGTCACGGGCTGGAATGGTGGGAAATCGATTTAACATGGATGACAATTCAATTGCTGCAAGCACTGGGTCTGGCTACGAATGTAAAGCTAGCACCAGGAAAGTAG
- a CDS encoding fatty acid desaturase, which yields MTTSTISGKQEACDFGNSEVKLKDIIKTLPRECFVQDRRKAWTRAIISVLMVSLGYLSLIFSPWFLLPVAWLFTGTALTGFFVIGHDCGHRSFAKRRWVNDLVGHLFMMPLIYPFHSWRIKHNYHHAHTNKLDEDNAWHPIRTQVFENWGKTRQSAFKVFITKRLWWVGSVGHWAVVHFDWRKFQTKEHKSVKLSVAVVVLFAAIAFPTLIATTGIWGFVKFWLIPWLVYHFWMSTFTIVHHTASDVPFVEASKWNAGIAQLFGSIHCDYPRWVEFLCHDINVHVPHHISTAIPSYNLRMAYRSIQENWGTYLHDECRFSWSLMKQITDQCQLYTTDSGYQSFNDYYAGR from the coding sequence ATGACTACATCAACAATCAGCGGCAAACAAGAAGCTTGTGACTTTGGTAATTCCGAAGTAAAGCTTAAAGATATTATCAAAACCCTCCCACGAGAATGTTTTGTACAGGATCGTCGCAAAGCTTGGACAAGAGCAATAATCAGTGTCTTGATGGTAAGCCTTGGCTACTTAAGCTTGATATTCTCTCCTTGGTTTCTCTTACCCGTAGCGTGGCTTTTTACTGGAACCGCGTTGACGGGTTTTTTTGTGATCGGACATGATTGCGGTCATCGTTCATTTGCCAAACGTCGTTGGGTGAATGATTTGGTCGGGCATTTATTTATGATGCCGTTGATTTACCCGTTCCACAGTTGGCGTATAAAGCATAATTATCATCACGCTCATACCAACAAGCTAGACGAAGATAATGCTTGGCATCCTATCAGAACACAAGTGTTTGAAAATTGGGGTAAAACCCGACAGTCTGCTTTTAAGGTATTTATTACTAAACGCCTGTGGTGGGTAGGTTCAGTTGGACATTGGGCGGTTGTACACTTTGATTGGCGAAAGTTCCAAACTAAAGAGCATAAGAGTGTTAAACTTTCTGTGGCTGTGGTGGTGCTTTTTGCTGCGATCGCCTTCCCTACTCTCATCGCTACAACCGGTATTTGGGGTTTTGTCAAATTTTGGCTGATACCCTGGCTGGTTTACCATTTCTGGATGAGTACCTTTACTATTGTTCACCATACCGCTTCAGATGTTCCTTTTGTGGAAGCTTCTAAGTGGAATGCTGGAATAGCACAGCTATTTGGCTCAATTCACTGCGATTACCCACGCTGGGTAGAATTCCTTTGCCACGATATTAATGTTCACGTCCCTCATCACATTTCTACTGCTATTCCCTCTTATAATTTGCGGATGGCTTATCGCAGTATCCAAGAAAATTGGGGCACGTATCTACATGATGAATGTCGGTTTTCTTGGTCTTTAATGAAGCAAATTACAGACCAATGCCAACTTTACACAACCGATAGTGGCTATCAGTCTTTTAACGACTATTACGCAGGACGATAA
- a CDS encoding fatty acid desaturase yields MQLDTIKLDNPRNSESLEDTTNLPFTLGDLKAAIPAECFQPNVGKSLYYFFQDILIIGLLYAIAHYLDSWYFFPIFWVMQGTMFWALFVVGHDCGHQSFSKKKWLNDLIGHLSHTPIFVPYHGWRISHKTHHLNTGSLENDESWYPVSESQYKVMPWDQKIGRYYVFLLAYPVYLFKRSPNKEGSHFHPNSPLFKPSEKWDVITSSIWLICMVSLLALGTYQWGWMWLLKYYAVPYLVFIMWLDLVTFLHHTEADIPWYRGKNWTFLKGAISTVDRDYGFINHIHHDIGTHVAHHIFLNMPHYNLKKATEAIKPILGDYYRKTEEPIWKSVWRSSLSCHFVPDTGDKVYYTSNKKLAKS; encoded by the coding sequence GTGCAATTAGATACCATTAAGTTAGATAATCCTCGTAACTCAGAATCATTAGAGGATACAACCAACCTGCCCTTCACCCTTGGTGATTTGAAAGCTGCAATACCCGCTGAATGTTTTCAGCCTAATGTTGGCAAATCACTGTATTATTTTTTTCAAGACATCTTGATTATTGGTCTGCTTTATGCGATCGCTCATTACCTGGACTCTTGGTATTTCTTTCCGATTTTCTGGGTAATGCAAGGAACAATGTTTTGGGCTTTGTTTGTAGTTGGACATGACTGCGGACACCAATCTTTTTCTAAGAAGAAATGGTTGAATGATTTGATTGGTCATCTTTCTCACACACCGATATTCGTTCCTTATCATGGTTGGCGAATTAGCCATAAAACTCACCACTTAAATACTGGCAGTCTCGAAAATGATGAAAGCTGGTATCCTGTAAGTGAATCGCAGTATAAGGTAATGCCTTGGGATCAAAAGATAGGTCGATATTATGTGTTTTTATTGGCTTATCCGGTGTATTTATTTAAGCGGAGTCCTAATAAAGAAGGCTCTCACTTTCACCCCAATAGCCCACTTTTTAAACCTTCAGAAAAATGGGATGTCATTACCAGCAGTATCTGGTTAATTTGTATGGTGAGTTTACTAGCTTTAGGAACTTACCAATGGGGTTGGATGTGGTTGTTGAAATATTATGCTGTACCTTATCTTGTGTTTATCATGTGGCTCGACTTGGTGACATTTTTGCACCATACTGAAGCCGACATTCCCTGGTATCGTGGCAAAAATTGGACTTTTTTAAAAGGTGCTATTTCTACCGTTGACCGCGATTATGGTTTTATTAACCATATCCATCATGATATCGGTACTCATGTAGCTCACCACATTTTCTTGAATATGCCTCACTACAATTTGAAAAAGGCTACTGAGGCTATTAAACCAATTTTGGGTGACTACTACCGCAAAACTGAAGAGCCAATTTGGAAATCAGTTTGGCGTTCATCTCTTAGTTGTCATTTTGTCCCGGATACTGGAGATAAGGTTTACTATACTTCTAATAAGAAATTAGCGAAAAGCTAA